Proteins encoded in a region of the uncultured Paludibaculum sp. genome:
- a CDS encoding protein-glutamate O-methyltransferase CheR — protein MATLTSALGNIDPGNYHFLQDVVYHGSGIVLDHEKHYLFESRLSPVARARGLGSINDLCALIRATGGEEVRKQVIEAMTTNETYFFREPGQYDAVSKALLPELRVLRDSQRKLNCWSAASSTGQEAYSLALLLMEQGFGGWNIQILGTDLTSHVVERARQGKYLQIEVNRGLSVSLLLKYFRRAGLEWQLNDQIRSMVRFEPFDLRLSMRSLGPFDLVFCRNVLVYFDLETRRKILRQMHGTLFRGGWLLLGTAEAPAGLDDLYERRTVGSSIVYVAR, from the coding sequence ATGGCCACGTTAACGTCCGCTCTCGGCAACATCGATCCAGGCAACTATCACTTTCTGCAGGACGTCGTTTACCACGGTTCTGGCATCGTTCTGGACCACGAGAAGCACTATCTATTTGAGTCCCGCCTCTCGCCCGTGGCCCGTGCCCGCGGCCTCGGCTCCATCAACGACCTCTGCGCCCTGATCCGCGCCACCGGCGGCGAGGAAGTCAGGAAGCAGGTGATCGAGGCGATGACCACCAATGAGACCTACTTCTTCCGTGAACCCGGGCAGTACGACGCCGTCTCCAAGGCTCTTCTCCCGGAGCTGCGGGTCCTGCGCGATTCCCAACGCAAGTTGAACTGCTGGTCCGCTGCCTCCTCCACGGGGCAGGAAGCCTATAGTCTCGCGCTGCTTCTGATGGAGCAGGGTTTCGGCGGGTGGAACATCCAGATCCTCGGGACGGATCTCACCAGCCACGTCGTCGAACGTGCCCGCCAGGGCAAGTATCTCCAGATCGAGGTCAACCGTGGCCTCTCTGTGAGCTTGCTGCTGAAGTACTTCCGCCGCGCCGGCCTCGAATGGCAGCTCAACGATCAGATTCGTTCCATGGTGCGATTCGAACCCTTTGACCTGCGTCTTTCCATGCGGTCCCTGGGCCCCTTCGATCTCGTCTTCTGCCGCAATGTTCTCGTCTACTTCGACCTTGAAACGCGTCGCAAGATCCTGAGACAGATGCACGGAACGCTCTTTAGGGGCGGCTGGCTACTATTGGGCACGGCGGAAGCACCCGCCGGTTTGGATGACTTGTATGAGAGGCGCACGGTCGGCTCGTCGATCGTGTACGTAGCGCGTTGA
- a CDS encoding response regulator yields MGKALIVDDSRAIRMILGRTLGQLGYEVQEAGDGVQALDILDRQPSDFNLALVDWNMPGMNGMDLLLRLRADRRYDALPIVMVTTETEMGQVAAAVEAGANEYVMKPFTVDVLRDKLRLAGVSM; encoded by the coding sequence GTGGGAAAAGCACTGATTGTGGATGACTCCCGGGCAATTCGCATGATTCTCGGGCGCACGCTGGGACAGCTTGGCTACGAGGTCCAGGAGGCCGGCGACGGCGTACAGGCCCTCGATATCCTCGACCGGCAGCCCAGCGACTTCAACCTCGCACTGGTCGATTGGAATATGCCCGGCATGAACGGCATGGACCTTCTGCTACGTCTGCGCGCTGACCGTCGCTACGATGCTCTGCCCATCGTGATGGTCACCACAGAGACCGAGATGGGGCAGGTCGCCGCCGCTGTCGAAGCCGGGGCCAACGAGTACGTCATGAAGCCATTCACCGTGGATGTTCTGCGGGACAAACTGCGGCTGGCTGGCGTTTCGATGTAG
- the istB gene encoding IS21-like element helper ATPase IstB, protein MLTQQTIDKLHAMRLRGLAEAFQQQLEQPGIHELSFEERLGLLIDRQWDWRQDRALQRRLRNARLQGNACVEDIDYRTPRGLERSIVRSLTQDSAWVRDHFHLFLIGPTGIGKTWLARAIAQKACRDGFSALFLKASELFRDLAMARADGSHSKVLYIIGRVDVLIVDDFCMAPMGDAERRDFLEICDARYQTHSTLLTSQLPVASWHAQIGDATIADSILDRLVHNAHRLELKGESMRRRKTGKAATPPSEAEPA, encoded by the coding sequence ATGCTGACCCAGCAAACCATCGACAAGCTTCACGCCATGCGCCTGCGCGGCCTCGCTGAAGCCTTCCAGCAACAGCTCGAACAGCCCGGCATCCATGAACTGAGCTTCGAGGAGCGGCTGGGGCTGCTCATCGACCGTCAGTGGGACTGGCGCCAGGATCGCGCCTTGCAGCGCAGGCTTCGCAATGCCCGGCTGCAAGGCAATGCCTGTGTCGAGGACATCGACTACCGCACACCACGAGGGCTGGAGCGATCCATTGTCAGGTCGCTGACACAGGACTCGGCCTGGGTGCGGGACCACTTTCACCTCTTTCTAATAGGCCCGACCGGGATCGGCAAGACCTGGTTAGCTCGGGCCATCGCGCAGAAGGCCTGCCGCGACGGCTTTTCGGCACTATTCCTGAAAGCGAGCGAACTGTTTCGCGATCTCGCCATGGCGCGAGCTGACGGCAGTCATTCGAAGGTGCTGTACATCATAGGGCGAGTCGATGTGCTGATTGTCGACGACTTCTGCATGGCACCGATGGGCGACGCCGAACGCCGGGACTTCCTGGAGATCTGCGATGCTCGCTACCAAACGCATTCGACGCTGCTGACGAGCCAACTGCCGGTGGCGAGCTGGCATGCGCAGATCGGCGACGCGACGATCGCCGACTCGATCCTCGACCGGCTGGTACACAACGCTCACCGGCTGGAACTGAAGGGCGAGAGCATGCGACGGAGGAAGACGGGAAAGGCCGCAACTCCGCCGTCGGAGGCGGAGCCTGCCTGA
- a CDS encoding FRG domain-containing protein — MRNTKGETHVRPQLMRVETISELFEYLAGFPAPRLEFDFADELTESAWIFRGTSNSLFKLEPSIERCASEARIDWAALEAKASEEFKYRAQLHVAPPTPAQDELAWLALMQHYGIPTRLLDFTLSPFVALYFAARSAGKKGKYARVWALDWQALSQVSANVVTAARRAELKRKNEKSSCCVSLDPHAAGTNRDSLRSEALAMRRHAEEVLAATGTFRVELNRRGCACVALPPSYNPRLANQQGLFLLNGAEDLCLSTSLAMMMTGRKDWCRAIDIPVSLLPEIERRLYQMNIHEQVLFPDMSGLAGLISQRIRLHWT; from the coding sequence ATGCGCAACACGAAGGGCGAGACCCACGTCAGGCCGCAGCTCATGCGGGTTGAGACGATATCCGAACTCTTCGAGTACCTTGCGGGCTTCCCAGCCCCGAGATTAGAGTTTGACTTCGCTGACGAGTTGACCGAAAGCGCCTGGATCTTCAGAGGCACCTCCAATTCATTGTTCAAACTGGAACCAAGCATCGAGCGCTGCGCTAGCGAAGCTCGCATCGATTGGGCCGCACTAGAGGCAAAGGCATCCGAGGAGTTCAAGTACCGCGCACAACTGCATGTTGCTCCTCCCACGCCAGCGCAGGATGAACTTGCATGGCTCGCCCTAATGCAGCACTACGGTATCCCAACAAGGCTTCTCGACTTTACGCTGTCGCCTTTCGTAGCGTTATATTTCGCTGCTCGAAGCGCTGGCAAGAAGGGGAAGTATGCTCGCGTTTGGGCGCTGGACTGGCAGGCACTCAGTCAAGTCTCCGCGAATGTCGTAACCGCAGCAAGGCGTGCCGAATTAAAGCGGAAGAATGAAAAGTCTTCTTGCTGTGTAAGCCTCGACCCTCATGCTGCCGGAACTAACCGCGATTCACTCAGGAGTGAAGCCTTGGCGATGCGGCGGCACGCCGAGGAAGTGCTTGCGGCAACAGGGACATTCCGAGTCGAGCTCAACAGACGCGGCTGTGCCTGCGTGGCGTTACCCCCCTCATACAATCCTCGCCTTGCGAATCAGCAAGGACTGTTCCTGCTTAATGGTGCTGAGGATCTTTGCCTTTCGACATCACTGGCAATGATGATGACTGGGCGGAAAGATTGGTGCAGAGCGATCGACATACCCGTAAGCCTGCTGCCAGAGATCGAAAGGCGGCTCTACCAAATGAACATCCACGAGCAGGTGCTATTTCCGGATATGTCTGGCCTCGCAGGGCTCATAAGCCAGAGAATCCGACTGCACTGGACATAG
- a CDS encoding virulence-associated E family protein, producing MTEQTPEAKSAKRKGWTKFLKLGRDGRAKPIFFNAELALRESPDFQGVLAYDEFRMRVVAKRSPPWGDSLGPRWTDDHDRQALRWLQSRGIDVGEAIAVSAVQSVAVHHKFHPLREYLESLVWDERPRLQDWLFMYLGVEHSPYSAAVAERWLVSAVARVFRPGCKSDCCPILEGPQGLGKSTALSILGGEFYTDELDDMGSKDSSLQLLGAWIIELAELSSYSRSGVDRVKAFMSRTTDRFRPPYGRRVIEAPRQCVFGGTVNSDTYLRDETGGRRFWPVVCTKAHLEELRRDRDQLWAEAVVRYRAGSAWWLDTPELRYLAGEEQRARYEGDAWEELIMPWISGRLLKEVSIGQILQDEDCLNKPSGQWTQSDKIRIAKILKSNGWVRFNAAIGGGSDWRYRPVSGDSFQSVSSSVSSPVSSLNPLES from the coding sequence TTGACTGAGCAGACACCAGAGGCCAAGTCCGCGAAGCGCAAAGGATGGACGAAGTTCCTCAAGCTCGGGCGCGACGGCCGTGCGAAGCCCATATTCTTTAACGCTGAGTTGGCCCTACGCGAGTCGCCGGACTTCCAGGGCGTCTTAGCTTACGACGAGTTCAGAATGCGCGTGGTAGCCAAGCGCTCGCCACCGTGGGGCGATTCTCTCGGCCCACGGTGGACCGACGACCACGACCGGCAGGCCCTACGCTGGCTCCAGTCGCGCGGCATCGACGTCGGCGAAGCGATCGCGGTCTCCGCCGTTCAGTCGGTCGCGGTCCACCACAAGTTCCACCCTCTGCGCGAATACCTTGAGTCGCTCGTCTGGGATGAGCGGCCACGCCTGCAAGACTGGCTCTTCATGTATCTGGGCGTTGAGCACTCGCCCTACTCGGCCGCCGTGGCCGAGCGCTGGCTTGTGTCAGCCGTGGCCCGCGTGTTTCGGCCTGGCTGTAAGTCGGATTGCTGTCCGATCCTGGAGGGCCCGCAGGGCCTCGGCAAATCAACCGCGTTGAGCATCCTCGGGGGTGAGTTCTATACCGACGAGCTCGACGATATGGGGTCGAAGGATTCATCCCTGCAACTCTTGGGGGCCTGGATCATCGAGCTTGCCGAGCTCTCCAGTTACTCGCGGAGCGGCGTTGATCGAGTGAAGGCATTCATGTCCCGAACTACCGATCGCTTCCGGCCGCCATACGGGCGCCGCGTGATCGAGGCGCCACGCCAGTGTGTTTTCGGTGGGACCGTCAACAGTGACACCTACCTACGCGACGAGACGGGCGGCCGGCGCTTCTGGCCAGTCGTCTGCACCAAGGCGCACTTGGAGGAACTGAGGCGCGATCGCGATCAGCTCTGGGCTGAGGCGGTGGTGCGGTACCGGGCTGGTTCGGCCTGGTGGCTCGATACTCCAGAACTCCGGTACCTGGCTGGAGAAGAACAGCGGGCGCGATACGAGGGTGATGCGTGGGAGGAACTTATCATGCCCTGGATTAGTGGCCGGCTACTGAAGGAGGTGAGCATCGGTCAGATCCTGCAGGATGAGGACTGCCTGAACAAACCGTCTGGGCAGTGGACTCAGAGTGACAAGATTCGAATCGCAAAGATATTGAAATCAAATGGGTGGGTAAGATTCAATGCCGCCATCGGTGGCGGCTCGGATTGGCGCTATCGGCCTGTTTCTGGGGATAGTTTCCAGTCTGTTTCCAGTTCTGTTTCCAGTCCTGTTTCCAGTTTAAATCCTTTGGAATCATGA
- a CDS encoding phage major capsid protein has product MHRINNMKERRAALLGQLDKYTSRSQAEQRLMTSDEIADFDRLIGKLEQLNDEITAAQSDADQDAARVFGQRGSSSDIVLLRPTDSLRERICGRASARPDEELSIGRYVKGLVTGNWQGAERELLAKTQGSVSNYTHLVPTPLSTSIIDRARGLSAVTQAGALTVPMDSSTLKMARITGDPSFGWKAENAAAAAGDMTFDAVTFKAQVLIGLVKLSMEVFEDAIGLEEVIRNAFAQSIALELDRAALRGSGVEPEPKGIAETANIQTIDMGENGAALTNYDKFGQAVRMCADYNFTATAAIMAPRTAGVLDALKDTTGQPLRPPASWEGLKKFSTTQIPTNLTKGTSNVASEAYVGDFSRLAFGMRTELMIEVSREASDAAGSAFRNLQVWIRVYTRADVQVLQPKAFVLIDGVL; this is encoded by the coding sequence ATGCACAGAATAAACAACATGAAAGAGCGGAGAGCCGCATTGCTCGGCCAGCTCGACAAGTACACGAGTCGCTCGCAGGCAGAGCAGCGGCTGATGACAAGCGACGAGATCGCGGACTTCGACCGGCTCATCGGAAAACTGGAACAGCTCAACGATGAAATCACCGCCGCGCAGTCCGACGCGGATCAGGATGCGGCGCGAGTGTTCGGCCAACGCGGATCCAGTTCGGATATCGTCCTGCTGCGGCCAACTGACTCCCTTCGCGAGCGGATCTGCGGCCGCGCTTCCGCGAGGCCGGATGAGGAATTGAGCATTGGCCGCTACGTGAAAGGCCTGGTGACCGGCAACTGGCAAGGCGCGGAACGCGAACTCCTGGCCAAGACGCAAGGTTCGGTCTCCAACTACACGCACCTGGTGCCCACTCCGTTGAGCACCAGTATCATCGACAGGGCGCGAGGTCTCTCCGCCGTGACGCAGGCCGGCGCGTTGACGGTTCCGATGGATTCCTCAACCCTGAAGATGGCGCGGATCACGGGCGATCCGAGCTTCGGATGGAAGGCGGAGAACGCAGCGGCCGCCGCCGGCGACATGACCTTTGACGCCGTGACCTTCAAGGCACAGGTCCTGATCGGCCTCGTGAAGCTCTCCATGGAAGTCTTCGAGGACGCGATCGGCCTTGAGGAGGTGATCCGGAACGCCTTCGCCCAGAGCATCGCCCTGGAGTTGGACCGCGCGGCGCTTCGCGGCTCGGGAGTCGAACCCGAACCGAAGGGCATCGCGGAGACGGCCAACATTCAGACCATCGACATGGGCGAGAACGGCGCGGCGCTGACGAACTACGACAAGTTCGGCCAGGCCGTCCGGATGTGCGCGGACTACAACTTCACCGCGACCGCCGCGATCATGGCACCGCGAACGGCGGGAGTACTTGACGCATTGAAGGACACCACGGGGCAGCCCTTGCGCCCGCCGGCGTCCTGGGAGGGCCTGAAGAAGTTCAGCACCACCCAGATTCCGACGAATCTCACCAAGGGGACGTCCAACGTCGCTTCAGAGGCTTACGTGGGTGACTTCTCGCGCCTGGCCTTCGGGATGCGAACAGAGCTCATGATCGAGGTGAGCCGCGAGGCATCGGACGCCGCCGGCAGCGCCTTCCGCAACCTGCAGGTGTGGATCCGTGTCTACACTCGCGCGGACGTCCAAGTCCTTCAGCCGAAGGCATTCGTTCTCATCGACGGGGTGCTCTGA
- the istA gene encoding IS21 family transposase has product MDRRAKVELFEMIRREYAAGETILGLANKHRVHRRIVRQALASALPPERKQTPREQPKLAPVRDFIDRILSDGGQAPRKQRHTAHRIWMRLTQELPEHPIGEATVRQYVRLRKQQMGVGRGEVFVPQSYEWGQEAQVDWYEAEAHLDGTARKLYFFSLRSMASGGGFHRAYTSATQQAFLEGHEHAFHYFCGVFATLRYDNLASAVKKILRGRQREETERIIAFRSHWGFLSEYCTPGRGNEKGGVEEGLGWYRRNWLVPVPEAGDLAKLNDLLLARCIEMQAHTIEGRSMTIGEAMRAEQPHLQPLAEEGFQLEETLFPVVDGKGRVRVKTNWYSAPLQPGTRAMVSLWPTEVLIAGQGRTVARHERCYGRGHEVLNLEHYLDVLEKKPGAMAGSTPLKQWRQAGRWPECLDRLWRRLDERHGKSGGTREMITLVRVGLHEGWPRMIAAVEEALKLGTSDAATVLYIMRVPDAEERRRYALALEEELAQFERPLPKMDEYDLLLGGSEVLQ; this is encoded by the coding sequence ATGGACAGGAGAGCCAAGGTGGAACTATTTGAGATGATCCGCCGGGAATATGCGGCGGGGGAGACGATTCTAGGCTTAGCCAACAAGCACCGGGTACACCGGCGCATCGTACGGCAGGCCCTGGCGAGCGCACTTCCGCCAGAGAGGAAGCAGACGCCCCGCGAGCAGCCCAAGCTGGCTCCGGTGCGGGACTTCATTGACCGCATCTTGAGCGATGGCGGGCAGGCGCCGCGCAAGCAGCGCCACACGGCGCATCGCATCTGGATGCGGCTCACACAGGAACTGCCCGAACACCCGATCGGCGAGGCCACGGTGCGGCAATACGTGCGCCTGCGCAAACAACAGATGGGCGTAGGGCGCGGCGAGGTATTTGTGCCGCAGTCCTACGAATGGGGTCAGGAGGCGCAGGTGGACTGGTATGAGGCTGAGGCCCACTTGGACGGAACGGCGAGGAAGCTCTATTTCTTCAGCCTGCGCAGTATGGCCAGTGGTGGAGGGTTTCATCGCGCCTACACCAGCGCCACGCAACAAGCGTTTCTCGAAGGCCATGAGCATGCTTTTCACTATTTTTGCGGGGTCTTCGCCACGCTGCGCTACGACAACCTCGCATCGGCGGTGAAGAAGATTCTGCGCGGCCGGCAGCGCGAGGAGACCGAGCGCATTATCGCCTTTCGCTCTCACTGGGGTTTCCTCAGCGAGTACTGCACACCGGGACGCGGCAATGAGAAAGGCGGTGTGGAGGAAGGCCTCGGCTGGTACCGGCGCAATTGGCTGGTGCCGGTGCCGGAGGCGGGCGACCTGGCCAAGCTCAACGATCTTCTGCTGGCGCGCTGCATCGAGATGCAGGCCCACACCATTGAGGGCAGGTCCATGACCATCGGCGAGGCGATGCGGGCTGAGCAACCGCACCTGCAACCATTGGCCGAGGAGGGCTTCCAGTTGGAAGAGACGCTGTTTCCCGTGGTCGATGGCAAAGGACGGGTGAGAGTGAAGACGAACTGGTACTCGGCGCCGTTGCAGCCGGGCACGCGGGCGATGGTGAGCCTGTGGCCAACCGAGGTGTTGATCGCGGGTCAGGGTCGGACCGTGGCGCGTCACGAGCGGTGTTACGGGCGCGGCCATGAGGTGCTGAACCTGGAGCACTATCTGGACGTGCTGGAGAAAAAGCCCGGCGCCATGGCCGGTTCGACGCCGCTGAAGCAGTGGCGCCAGGCGGGCCGCTGGCCGGAGTGTCTCGATCGCCTTTGGCGGAGGCTGGACGAGCGGCACGGCAAAAGCGGCGGTACGAGAGAGATGATTACGCTCGTGCGGGTAGGCCTTCACGAGGGCTGGCCGCGAATGATCGCGGCAGTGGAAGAGGCTCTGAAGCTGGGCACCAGCGATGCAGCCACAGTGCTGTACATCATGCGAGTGCCCGATGCGGAAGAGCGCCGCCGCTACGCACTGGCCTTGGAAGAAGAACTGGCGCAATTCGAGCGGCCCCTGCCAAAGATGGACGAATACGACCTGCTGCTGGGTGGTTCGGAGGTGCTGCAATGA
- a CDS encoding chemotaxis protein CheX, translated as MTTQPTTCSVEVNELQQIVASVFQLMMGLDVEPIELPWSPEPGRLAAAIDMKGSWNGAIMLETSSSHACRLTGLFLAMDPPCEVDAEVHDVLGEITNMIGGNYKCALAPGATISIPSVTTAGDRLPSLSSQNASRLAFSCADDVFWVVRVPAA; from the coding sequence ATGACGACGCAACCAACAACTTGTTCTGTAGAGGTCAACGAGCTCCAGCAGATCGTCGCCTCCGTCTTCCAGTTGATGATGGGGCTCGATGTGGAACCGATCGAACTGCCCTGGTCGCCGGAACCCGGCCGGCTCGCCGCGGCCATTGACATGAAAGGAAGCTGGAATGGCGCCATCATGCTCGAGACCAGTTCGAGCCACGCCTGCCGTCTGACCGGCCTGTTCCTCGCCATGGACCCGCCGTGCGAGGTCGACGCCGAGGTCCACGACGTCCTGGGCGAGATCACCAACATGATCGGGGGCAACTACAAGTGCGCCCTCGCTCCCGGGGCGACCATCTCCATCCCATCGGTGACCACCGCCGGGGACCGGCTGCCCTCACTTTCGTCGCAGAATGCCAGTAGATTGGCGTTTTCCTGCGCCGACGACGTGTTCTGGGTCGTGCGCGTACCAGCGGCCTGA
- a CDS encoding chemotaxis response regulator protein-glutamate methylesterase: protein MAALLRRTLQPGQQIRVLIVDDSVVIRRLVSHVLEEAPDIQVAGVASNGLIALEKIKECQPDVVTLDIEMPEMNGLDALRIIRRDYPRVRVVMFSTLTDRGGAVTLEALALGADDYVAKASNAGGLDRSLASLRDELLPKIRQFFAPVQAPAKLLPAPAAVRLPVTQPSRSTATIIGIGVSTGGPSALADVLAAIPASFPVPILIVQHMPPLFTRLLSERLNTLCPLDVHEAIDGEPLDRVKILIAPGNFHMRVEFHSRGSLIRLDQSPPLNSCRPSVDALFESMALAFGPSVLGVILTGMGQDGLRGARALRSKGAHILAQDEASSVVWGMAGAVVNAGLADEILPLNLIPNAIVSHSSHAGRPYMAPARSSASEVQWPR, encoded by the coding sequence ATGGCGGCCCTTCTCCGCAGAACTCTGCAGCCCGGCCAACAGATCCGGGTTCTCATCGTCGACGACTCCGTGGTCATCCGGCGCCTGGTCTCCCATGTGCTGGAGGAGGCACCGGATATCCAGGTGGCTGGCGTCGCTTCCAATGGGCTCATCGCCCTGGAAAAGATCAAGGAATGCCAGCCCGATGTCGTCACGCTCGACATAGAGATGCCGGAGATGAACGGGCTGGATGCTCTGCGCATCATCCGCCGTGACTATCCCCGCGTGCGCGTTGTCATGTTCAGCACGCTCACTGACCGTGGCGGGGCCGTCACGCTCGAAGCATTAGCTCTCGGTGCCGACGACTATGTCGCCAAGGCCTCCAACGCGGGTGGGCTTGATCGCTCCCTGGCCAGCCTCCGCGACGAACTCCTGCCCAAGATCCGGCAGTTCTTCGCGCCCGTCCAGGCACCTGCCAAACTGCTGCCCGCCCCGGCGGCTGTCCGTTTGCCGGTGACTCAACCGTCGCGGTCCACGGCCACCATCATTGGTATCGGGGTCTCCACCGGTGGGCCGTCGGCTCTGGCTGACGTGCTCGCCGCAATTCCCGCGAGCTTCCCCGTCCCCATACTGATCGTCCAGCACATGCCCCCGCTCTTTACCCGGCTGCTGTCTGAACGGCTCAACACCCTTTGCCCGCTTGATGTACACGAAGCTATTGATGGCGAGCCGCTCGATCGCGTGAAGATCCTTATCGCTCCCGGAAACTTCCACATGCGTGTGGAGTTCCACAGCCGCGGATCGCTCATCCGGCTCGACCAGTCGCCGCCGTTGAACTCCTGCCGCCCGTCCGTGGATGCCCTCTTCGAATCCATGGCCCTGGCGTTTGGCCCTAGCGTGCTTGGGGTCATCCTCACCGGAATGGGCCAGGATGGACTCAGGGGCGCCCGCGCCTTGCGCTCCAAAGGTGCCCACATTCTAGCCCAGGACGAGGCCAGCAGTGTTGTGTGGGGGATGGCCGGCGCCGTCGTCAATGCCGGGCTCGCCGACGAGATACTTCCGTTGAATCTGATCCCCAACGCCATCGTCAGTCATTCCAGTCATGCGGGCCGCCCCTATATGGCCCCCGCTCGCAGTTCCGCTTCGGAGGTCCAATGGCCACGTTAA
- the istB gene encoding IS21-like element helper ATPase IstB, with amino-acid sequence MKPAAQSEALEQASVKQYCKAVRVPVIGANFIGLSEQAVREKQSHIRYLEALLAMESEERDRHAIENRLREAQLPRLKTLEEFDFAQAPQVPVASIRALAEGGYIERSEPVVLIGECGTGKSHLATGLCVAACRQKRRVRFTTAAALVTELVEAKQNNQVRRVVARWMKYDLIALDEVGYVPVAEMGAEFLFQVIADRAERAALIVTTNLPFSEWTTVFPNPRLCKALLDRITDRAHIIETGTESFRFRRTVEGRKKR; translated from the coding sequence ATGAAGCCGGCGGCACAGAGCGAGGCGCTGGAGCAGGCCAGCGTGAAGCAGTACTGCAAGGCGGTGCGAGTGCCGGTGATTGGCGCCAACTTCATTGGACTATCCGAGCAGGCGGTCCGCGAGAAACAGAGCCACATCCGGTATCTGGAGGCGTTGCTGGCGATGGAGAGCGAAGAGCGCGACCGGCACGCGATAGAGAACCGATTGCGGGAGGCTCAACTGCCGAGGCTGAAGACGCTGGAGGAGTTCGATTTCGCACAGGCCCCGCAGGTGCCGGTGGCCAGCATCCGGGCACTCGCTGAGGGCGGCTACATCGAGCGTAGCGAACCGGTGGTTCTGATCGGTGAATGCGGGACGGGCAAGAGCCACTTGGCAACGGGACTGTGCGTGGCGGCCTGCCGGCAGAAACGGCGCGTCCGATTCACGACGGCGGCAGCGCTGGTGACTGAGTTGGTGGAGGCGAAACAGAACAACCAGGTGCGTCGGGTAGTGGCGCGGTGGATGAAGTACGACCTGATCGCGCTGGACGAAGTTGGCTACGTACCAGTGGCGGAGATGGGGGCGGAATTTCTCTTCCAGGTGATTGCGGACCGGGCAGAGCGGGCAGCACTGATAGTGACAACGAACCTGCCGTTTTCGGAGTGGACGACGGTGTTTCCGAATCCGCGCTTGTGCAAGGCGCTACTGGACAGGATCACGGATCGGGCGCACATCATCGAGACGGGCACGGAGTCGTTTCGATTCCGGCGAACGGTGGAGGGGCGAAAGAAACGCTGA
- a CDS encoding tyrosine-type recombinase/integrase, which yields MNGTTYKRGKGNWAYSIYLGKSPDGKQHRVFKSGFATKREADDAKQKEFESLRDKAAVAAGAPETLGQLIEVYLIDHAAKHCAPTTAERYRALVRHIHAEVLATPLEALNTLQLEREFDRLKASGGHKRKTLAVRPLAAKTVRHVWGVIHAALANGMRLGFLRANVATPCHLPPLDQRESKALDATQTDFYLSAAKGHYLHPILVLAVATGCRRGELLALTWQDFDAGRSMLTVTKSLEQTKAGLRIKPPKNMKPRLVKLPQMAVDVLQAHRVEQAKRRQTFGPDYQTDPDLIFAGPDGSFLRPDTVTAAACLLANRAGLKGIGMHSLRHSHGSQLLSAGVPLPAVSKRLGHSSPRITAEIYSHALPNDEEAAADIWEAFMKPSLEPPSRPQ from the coding sequence ATGAACGGCACTACCTATAAGCGTGGCAAGGGGAATTGGGCTTACTCGATCTACCTGGGGAAGTCCCCAGACGGCAAGCAGCATCGCGTGTTCAAGAGCGGGTTTGCTACCAAGCGGGAAGCCGATGACGCGAAACAGAAGGAATTTGAATCGCTCCGCGACAAAGCGGCGGTCGCGGCCGGTGCGCCCGAGACTCTCGGGCAGCTCATCGAGGTCTACCTGATCGATCACGCCGCGAAGCACTGCGCGCCAACCACGGCCGAGAGGTATCGGGCCCTGGTGCGCCATATTCACGCCGAAGTATTGGCAACTCCGCTCGAAGCCCTAAACACCCTGCAGCTTGAACGTGAGTTCGACCGACTAAAGGCTTCTGGCGGGCATAAGCGGAAGACCCTGGCCGTCCGGCCGCTGGCCGCCAAGACCGTGCGCCACGTTTGGGGCGTGATCCATGCCGCCCTCGCAAACGGCATGAGGCTCGGGTTTCTGAGGGCGAATGTCGCCACACCCTGCCATCTACCGCCGCTCGACCAGCGCGAGAGCAAGGCCCTTGATGCGACACAAACGGATTTCTACCTCAGCGCGGCCAAGGGCCATTATCTGCACCCCATCCTGGTGTTGGCCGTGGCTACAGGCTGCCGTCGCGGCGAGCTGCTCGCGCTCACATGGCAGGACTTCGATGCCGGCCGCTCGATGCTCACTGTGACGAAGAGCCTTGAGCAAACGAAGGCAGGGTTGCGCATCAAGCCGCCGAAGAATATGAAGCCGCGCCTGGTGAAGCTGCCTCAGATGGCCGTGGACGTCCTCCAGGCGCATCGCGTGGAGCAAGCCAAGCGCCGACAGACCTTCGGGCCCGACTATCAGACCGATCCGGACCTGATCTTCGCGGGGCCCGATGGCTCGTTCCTCCGGCCGGATACGGTCACGGCGGCCGCGTGCCTACTGGCGAACCGGGCAGGCCTGAAAGGTATCGGAATGCACTCCCTCCGGCACTCGCACGGCTCCCAGCTTCTTTCGGCTGGAGTGCCTCTGCCGGCCGTGTCGAAACGCCTCGGACACAGCTCCCCCCGTATTACGGCGGAGATCTACTCTCATGCCTTGCCGAACGACGAGGAAGCGGCCGCCGACATCTGGGAAGCCTTCATGAAGCCGTCGCTAGAACCACCTAGCCGACCGCAGTGA